A window of Platichthys flesus chromosome 23, fPlaFle2.1, whole genome shotgun sequence contains these coding sequences:
- the pus7l gene encoding pseudouridylate synthase PUS7L: MRQDGDAVNVPACFISSHEGFLGSIKNFIKDFVVTEIDINGQQVNQEAAEGCASAYKPSETTARFPQNNHSFVSHNSYVSADCGIDVALPSPGSFDLGVILGQSVSDELEQFVLTLKDEKATQQELSLGSFSDKHHRANVHRAVRHRFPFLMTVTIQPEIRVREDPDYRELSQLVTEDEAEDFFRFIDAKVRGSSYTFGADDDKDHRTAVHHFLSRRFGKLVETKSFSDQGSTAISVRLRERGRPKKRSSDERKEEEVYTAFTLHKENLETLEAISYMAAALGVLPSDFTYAGIKDKRAITYQTMVVKKVSPQRLKEKRAEFEKRGMRLTQVRSVSEPLRLGRLQGNHFDLVVRDLRPHSSSDAPASGAERHTRLAALVKEAVENVKDRGFVNYYGPQRFGTGQSVQSDRVGLALLKEDMVSAVRLFFTPEDVDDPQSNAKRHFLQTDNAKESLALMPLSKARERLMLRALNRYGTNADGCAQAWLSLPHGMRVFYPHAYCSRVWNDAVAHRLTTLGHSARRGDLVWMQEGQSKADEAGESSSVQIHVVTDQEEQSGVYTLGQVLMPMPGNTVKYPENAMGTWYQERLARDGLDNCRFRVGSLKLNLPGCYRLLLATPHNLTYQLQRGGGGGGGGGGDVMGERKQDMISLTLNFDLDSSCYATICLREIMKCDV, translated from the exons ATGAGGCAGGACGGTGATGCTGTGAACGTCCCCGCGTGCTTCATCTCCAGCCATGAAGGTTTTCTGGGAAGCATCAAAAACTTTATCAAAGACTTTGTTGTGACGGAGATAGATATCAATGGACAGCAGGTGAATCAAGAGGCGGCAGAAGGTTGTGCCTCTGCATATAAACCCAGTGAGACCACCGCAAGGTTCCCGCAGAACAACCATTCCTTCGTCTCACACAATTCGTATGTGTCGGCTGATTGTGGAATAGATGTAGCTCTGCCGAGTCCAGGCAGCTTCGATCTGGGTGTGATTTTGGGCCAGTCGGTGAGCGATGAGctggagcagtttgtgttgacCCTGAAAGATGAAAAGGCGACGCAGCAGGAGCTGTCGCTGGGATCCTTCAGCGACAAGCACCACAGAGCCAACGTCCACCGGGCCGTCAGGCACCGCTTCCCCTTCCTCATGACCGTCACCATCCAGCCGGAAATCCGGGTGAGGGAGGACCCGGACTACAGGGAGCTCTCCCAGCTGGTCACGGAGGACGAGGCCGAGGACTTCTTCCGGTTCATAGATGCCAAAGTGCGGGGCTCGTCCTACACGTTCGGGGCCGACGACGACAAGGACCACAGGACGGCGGTCCACCACTTCCTGAGCCGCAGGTTCGGGAAGCTGGTGGAGACAAAGAGCTTCAGCGACCAGGGGAGCACAGCGATCTCAGTGAGACTGAGAGAGCGGGGCAGGCCGAAGAAAAGGAGCTCAGACGAACGGAAGGAAGAAGAGGTTTACACTG CGTTCACTCTGCATAAGGAGAACCTGGAGACTCTGGAGGCCATCAGCTACATGGCAGCAGCTCTTGGCGTCTTACCGTCGGACTTCACCTACGCTGGGATCAAGGATAAGAGAGCCATCACCTACCAGACCATGGTGGTGAAGAAGGTGTCACCGCAACG gctgaaagagaagagggCAGAGTTCGAGAAGAGGGGGATGCGTCTGACTCAAGTCCGCTCCGTCAGCGAGCCTCTCCGGCTGGGACGACTGCAGGGGAACCACTTTGACCTGGTGGTGCGCGACCTGAGACCGCACAGCTCCAGCGACGCACCCGCGTCCGgtgcagagagacacactcGACTGGCAGCGCTGGTGAAGGAAGCGGTGGAGAACGTGAAG GACCGAGGTTTCGTCAACTACTATGGACCCCAGAGGTTTGGGACTGGACAGAGCGTTCAGTCAGACCGGGTGGGCCTGGCTTTGCTGAAAGAAGACATG GTGAGCGCTGTGCGTCTCTTCTTTACCCCGGAGGACGTCGATGATCCTCAGAGCAACGCGAAGAGACACTTCCTCCAGACAG ATAATGCTAAGGAGTCTTTGGCCTTGATGCCGCTGTCGAAGGCCAGGGAGCGGCTCATGCTGCGCGCCCTGAACCGCTACGGTACGAATGCGGACGGTTGCGCCCAGGCCTGGCTCAGCCTGCCCCACGGCATGAGAGTCTTCTACCCGCACGCCTACTGCAGCAG GGTGTGGAACGATGCGGTGGCTCACAGGCTGACCACGCTGGGCCACAGTGCCAGGCGAGGAGACCTGGTGTGGATGCAGGAAGGACAAAGCAAAGCAGATGAGGCCGGAGAGAGCAGCTCCGTTCAG ATCCACGTGGTGACAGACCAAGAGGAGCAAAGTGGAGTCTACACTTTAGGACAA gtgtTGATGCCGATGCCAGGGAACACGGTGAAATATCCAGAGAACGCCATGGGGACCTGGTACCAGGAGAGATTGGCCAGAGACGGGCTGGACAACTGTCGCTTCCGAGTGGGCAGCCTCAAACTGAATCTGCCTGGCTGCTACCGCCTCCTGCTGGCCACGCCACACAACCTCACCTaccagctgcagagaggaggaggaggaggaggaggaggaggaggagatgtgatgGGAGAAAGGAAGCAGGACATGATCTCGCTCACCTTAAACTTCGACCTGGACTCCTCCTGCTACGCAACCATCTGCCTCAGAGAGATCATGAAGTGCGACGTgtaa
- the LOC133948563 gene encoding tetraspanin-8-like isoform X1 → MLQRPGDMQRSAVVVVADKTTLKRPFIFANAVHMALCFFMLTMTVAWHRDLVQTGKLVSSVSVVLMYVIEIGCLLLSVLGVIGACKGKRWCLILYSTGMAAASQTIIVRTALSYQDLYEKRVVREENKLLSMMPLTATNKANRTLLYSIQEEFECCGLIEGYKDWGSFIPASCNCQYPGKCIRLRGSATLGAPKNQYVYQEPCLPIYVSELKLAFSLTMAIQFGSGVFWMVLLVMSIKLMGQIKRKQEFMALLYSNRYVPGAF, encoded by the exons ATGCTGCAGAGACCCGGAGACATGCAGCGGAGCGCGGTGGTCGTGGTGGCGGACAAAACCACCCTGAAGAGGCCGTTCATCTTCGCCAACGCCGTGCACATG GCGCTGTGCTTCTTCATGCTGACGATGACGGTCGCTTGGCACAGAGACCTCGTGCAAACCGGCAAA ctgGTGTCCAGTGTCTCTGTGGTGTTGATGTACGTCATCGAGATCggctgcctgctgctgtcagtgctCGGCGTGATCGGGGCTTGTAAAGGAAAGAGATGGTGTTTGATtctg TATTCGACTGGGATGGCCGCAGCCAGTCAAACAATAATTGTTAGAACAGCACTCAGTTACCAAGATCTTTACGAG AAGCGGGTGGTCCGCGAGGAGAACAAGCTGCTGTCCATGATGCCGCTCACTGCAACGAACAAAGCCAACCGGACCCTTCTGTACAGCATTCAGGAGGAG TTCGAGTGCTGCGGTCTCATTGAAGGCTACAAAGACTGGGGCTCCTTCATCCCTGCCTCCTGTAACTGTCAGTATCCAGGAAAATGT ATTCGACTACGGGGCAGCGCCACACTCGGGGCGCCAAAGAACCAGTATGTTTATCAAGAg CCTTGTCTGCCGATTTACGTCTCTGAACTGAAGCTCGCGTTCTCGTTGACGATGGCCATACAGTTTGGAAGCGGAGTGTTTTGG ATGGTTTTACTCGTCATGAGCATCAAGCTGATGGGGCagatcaaaagaaaacaagagttCATGGCTCTCCTCTATTCTAACAGATACGTCCCCGGTGCCTTCTAG
- the LOC133948563 gene encoding tetraspanin-8-like isoform X2: MLQRPGDMQRSAVVVVADKTTLKRPFIFANAVHMALCFFMLTMTVAWHRDLVQTGKLVSSVSVVLMYVIEIGCLLLSVLGVIGACKGKRWCLILYSTGMAAASQTIIVRTALSYQDLYERVVREENKLLSMMPLTATNKANRTLLYSIQEEFECCGLIEGYKDWGSFIPASCNCQYPGKCIRLRGSATLGAPKNQYVYQEPCLPIYVSELKLAFSLTMAIQFGSGVFWMVLLVMSIKLMGQIKRKQEFMALLYSNRYVPGAF; this comes from the exons ATGCTGCAGAGACCCGGAGACATGCAGCGGAGCGCGGTGGTCGTGGTGGCGGACAAAACCACCCTGAAGAGGCCGTTCATCTTCGCCAACGCCGTGCACATG GCGCTGTGCTTCTTCATGCTGACGATGACGGTCGCTTGGCACAGAGACCTCGTGCAAACCGGCAAA ctgGTGTCCAGTGTCTCTGTGGTGTTGATGTACGTCATCGAGATCggctgcctgctgctgtcagtgctCGGCGTGATCGGGGCTTGTAAAGGAAAGAGATGGTGTTTGATtctg TATTCGACTGGGATGGCCGCAGCCAGTCAAACAATAATTGTTAGAACAGCACTCAGTTACCAAGATCTTTACGAG CGGGTGGTCCGCGAGGAGAACAAGCTGCTGTCCATGATGCCGCTCACTGCAACGAACAAAGCCAACCGGACCCTTCTGTACAGCATTCAGGAGGAG TTCGAGTGCTGCGGTCTCATTGAAGGCTACAAAGACTGGGGCTCCTTCATCCCTGCCTCCTGTAACTGTCAGTATCCAGGAAAATGT ATTCGACTACGGGGCAGCGCCACACTCGGGGCGCCAAAGAACCAGTATGTTTATCAAGAg CCTTGTCTGCCGATTTACGTCTCTGAACTGAAGCTCGCGTTCTCGTTGACGATGGCCATACAGTTTGGAAGCGGAGTGTTTTGG ATGGTTTTACTCGTCATGAGCATCAAGCTGATGGGGCagatcaaaagaaaacaagagttCATGGCTCTCCTCTATTCTAACAGATACGTCCCCGGTGCCTTCTAG
- the LOC133948979 gene encoding ras-related protein Rab-19-like has protein sequence MQTPGPEHDDSFDFLFKIILIGDSNVGKTCVVQNFKSGIFAERQQNTIGVDFTVRTVDVEGKRVKIQVWDTAGQERFRTITQSYYRSAHGAMIAYDITRRSTFDSVKHWIKEVELYGATNVVLVLIGNKCDMEPERQVQFEDACELAKERGILAALETSAKESQNVAEAFMMMARELIYRNGLNVHQGDPRSTPRVPLGADSRPVNGLVSAYEPPEKKSCC, from the exons ATGCAGACCCCAGGGCCCGAGCATGACGACTCCTTCGACTTCCTGTTCAAGATCATCCTCATCGGAGACTCCAATGTGGGCAAGACCTGCGTGGTGCAGAATTTCAAGTCTGGGATTTTCGCAGAGAGGCAGCAGAACACCATCGGCGTGGACTTTACCGTGCGCACCGTGGACGTCGAGGGGAAGAGAGTGAAG atcCAGGTGTGGGACACGGCAGGTCAGGAGAGGTTTCGTACCATCACCCAGAGCTACTACCGCAGCGCTCACGGCGCCATGATCGCCTATGACATCACACGACGCTCGACCTTTGACTCGGTGAAACACTGGATCAAGGAGGTGGAGCTGTACGGGGCAACCAACGTGGTGCTGGTACTCATAG GTAACAAATGTGACATGGAGCCGGAGCGTCAGGTTCAGTTTGAAGATGCCTGCGAACTGGCAAAGGAGCGAGGAATCCTCGCTGCTCTAGAAACATCGGCAAAG GAGAGTCAGAACGTGGCGGAGGCCTTCATGATGATGGCCAGAGAGCTGATCTATCGCAACGGCCTCAACGTCCACCAGGGAGACCCGAGGAGCACGCCCCGGGTTCCCCTCGGGGCCGACTCCCGGCCGGTTAACGGATTAGTCAGTGCCTACGAACCCCCAGAGAAGAAGTCGTGTTGCTGA
- the lrrc17 gene encoding leucine-rich repeat-containing protein 17, translating to MRLLAALLLLLVLRSAEPRRGPRSGAAERGSRGKVRGRGRAGVMRRQTQECKEYMEAGEKYLDCQDKQLTSVMQDWPKDINHLLLARNKIQVLRDNMFFQFTQLKSLDLQQNHISMVEDDAFSGLSQLTTLLLQHNRLKTASEEILLPLPRLTYLRLYENPWSCHCSLDSLVRKLQVPSSRNLGNFAKCAEPLSLRGQKLKKLKVDSLCVDDNQVSTGGKEGGRPRPPLIKVKSEATSLCHTYMFPKPQLDCNTRGLDHIPSDLPSDIVKMDLSSNIIKHLRPKQFLLSKDLKLLNLSSNSLQRVDRAAFAGLLYLRELDLSNNSLHYFQYGVLEDLYFLRKLSLANNPWICDYNIHYLIYWLKHHPGVSYTGLFCSEPREFRGWRVEDYVKTYNGECPKDKQIGGVDTGQGGQGDSDNEAQEALGETEHLLQHLKQKKRKRFEIIRLS from the exons ATGCGTCTCCTCGCCGCTCTCCTTCTCTTGCTGGTCCTGCGGTCGGCTGAGCCCAGGAGAGGCCCTCGGTCGGGGGCTGCGGAGAGGGGTAGCAGGGGCAAGGTGCGAGGCAGAGGCAGGGCGGGGGTCATGAGGCGGCAAACTCAGGAGTGCAAGGAGTACATGGAGGCAGGGGAGAAGTACCTCGACTGTCAGGACAAGCAGCTGACCTCGGTGATGCAGGACTGGCCCAAAGACATTAACCACCTGCTGCTAGCGAGAAACAAGATTCAG GTTTTGCGGGACAACATGTTCTTCCAGTTCACCCAGCTGAAGAGCCTGGACCTCCAGCAGAACCACATCTCCATGGTGGAGGACGATGCGTTCAGCGGCCTCTCGCAGCTCACcaccctgctcctccagcacaACAGACTGAAAACAGCCTCCGAGGAGATCCTGCTGCCCCTGCCCCGCCTCACCTACCTCCGTCTCTACGAGAACCCTTGGAGCTGCCACTGCTCCCTGGACAGCCTGgtcaggaagctgcaggtgcCCAGCAGCCGCAACCTGGGCAACTTCGCCAAGTGTGCGGAGCCTCTGTCGCTGAGAGGCCAGAagctgaagaagctgaaggtgGACTCGCTGTGTGTCGACGACAACCAAGTGAGTACGGGAGGCAAGGAGGGGGGGCGCCCGAGGCCTCCGCTAATCAAAGTGAAGTCGGAGGCCACGTCTTTGTGTCACACCTACATGTTCCCAAAACCTCAGCTGGACTGCAACACCAGAG GTTTGGATCACATCCCGTCTGACCTGCCGTCTGACATTGTGAAGATGGATCTGTCCAGTAACATCATCAAACATCTCAGGCCCAAACAGTTCCTGCTGTCCAAAGACCTCAAGCTGCTCAACCTGAGCAGCAACAGCCTGCAGCGTGTAGACAGAG CTGCATTTGCAGGCCTGCTGTACCTCCGTGAGCTTGACCTGTCCAACAACAGCCTCCATTACTTCCAGTACGGTGTACTCGAGGACCTCTACTTCCTACGGAAGCTCTCACTGGCCAACAACCCATGGATCTGTGACTACAATATCCACTACCTGATCTACTGGCTCAAGCATCACCCAGGCGTCTCTTACACTGGCCTGTTCTGCAGCGAGCCGCGGGAGTTCAGGGGCTGGCGCGTTGAAGACTATGTCAAGACCTACAACGGGGAGTGTCCCAAGGATAAACAAATAGGGGGGGTTGACACAGGACAGGGAGGACAGGGAGATTCGGACAATGAAGCACAAGAGGCGTTGGGGGAGACTGAGCATCTGCTTCAGCACCTGAAGCAGAAGAAGCGAAAAAGGTTTGAGATCATCAGGCTGAGTTAA